A single region of the Strigops habroptila isolate Jane chromosome 3, bStrHab1.2.pri, whole genome shotgun sequence genome encodes:
- the PMM1 gene encoding phosphomannomutase 1, producing MAAAAARGRVLCLFDVDGTLTPARQKIEPEVDAFLRELRERVHIGVVGGSDYAKIAEQLGDGDEVINKFDYVFAENGTVQYKNGQLVSKQAIQDHLGEELLQDLINFCLNYMALLKLPKKRGTFIEFRNGMLNISPIGRSCTPEERIEFSELDKKERIREKFVAALQREFAGKGLRFSRGGMISFDVFPEGWDKRYCLNVLDDERFDTIHFFGNETTPGGNDYEIYDDPRTVGHSVQNPQDTVQRCREIFFPERANEC from the exons atggcggcggcagcggcgcggGGCCGGGTGCTGTGCCTCTTCGACGTGGATGGGACCCTGACACCGGCTCGGCAG AAAATCGAGCCGGAGGTGGACGCGTTCCTGCGGGAGCTGCGGGAGAGGGTGCACATCGGCGTGGTGGGAGGCTCCGACTACGCCAAGATAGCCGAGCAGCTGGGGGACGGCGATGAAG tCATCAATAAGTTTGACTATGTCTTCGCAGAGAATGGCACAGTGCAATACAAGAATGGGCAGCTGGTCTCCAAACAG GCCATTCAGGACCACTTgggagaagagctgctgcaggatctGATCAACTTCTGTCTCAACTACATGGCGCTGCTGAAGCTGCCCAAGAAACG AGGAACCTTCATTGAGTTTCGCAACGGGATGCTGAACATCTCCCCCATCGGACGCAGCTGCACCCCAGAGGAGCGAATCGAGTTCTCCGAGCTGGACAAG AAAGAGCGGATCCGGGAGAAGTTTGTGGCAGCCTTGCAGAGGGAGTTTGCTGGCAAAGGCCTGCGTTTCTCTCGAG GTGGCATGATCAGCTTTGACGTCTTCCCAGAGGGCTGGGACAAGCGCTACTGCCTCAACGTGCTCGACGACGAGAGATTCGACACCATCCACTTCTTTGGGAACGAGACGACCCCT GGAGGGAACGACTATGAGATCTATGATGATCCCCGCACAGTGGGACACAGCGTCCAGAACCCACAGGACACGGTCCAGCGGTGCCGCGAGATCTTCTTTCCGGAGAGAGCAAACGAGTGCTGA